Sequence from the [Bacteroides] pectinophilus genome:
TAGGTATCAGAATTGGAAGACCTAAAGTAAGTCCCGGATTCTGTGACATGTTAATAGTAAGGAATGAATTCATATGATTGAACTCATTAAGGTTATTCGTTATAAGCTCTGCCTGTGCAGGAAAAAGCTCAATAAGCTTATTCCAGTTATCTGTTGAGAATACATTAAGCACATCAATAATGCTGTTCATATTCGTCAGATCCTTATTGGCAAACTGAGTAAAGTTGCTGCTTAAGATATCCTGATATCCTGCAACTGACATAATTCCGTTGTCACTTGAAAGCATTGCAGTAAAAAGCAGCTTAATCTTCGGAACATATGCAGGAATATTCTGAATAATCCTGTACAATGCCAAAAGAATAGGAAACTGTATAAGAAGCTGTGCGCATCCGCCTGTAGGTGAAGTGCCATACTTTGCATATACAGCCTTTGTCTCCTCCTGCATCTTAAGCATCTCGTTCTGATCCTTGGTATTCTTATACTTCTTCTGAATTGCCTGAAGCTCCGGCTGCATTACTGTTGACAGCTTGGTGAACTTCATCTGCTTAACTGTAAGCGGCATCATAAGAAGCTTGGTTACAAATGTAAAAATGATGATTGCAAGACCGATGTTAGGTATTCCTATTGCATCAAGTCCCAAAAACAGCCAGTTCATAATATAACCAAGAAGCTTAGCTACCGGTCCTATTATAAATGTTGTGCTCTGTGTAAGTATTGCCATAAATCCTCCATAATGCTTAACTCATTCTGTTTATCTTAGCGGGTCGAATCCACCCTTTGCAAACGGATTACAGCGCAAAATTCTCTTTACAGCAAGAAAACTCCCCTTAACGGCTCCATATTTTTCAAGAGCCTGAACGGCATACTGACTGCATGTAGGTATATATATACAGTAGCTGTGCTTCTTAAGCGGAGACAGATATTTCTGATAAAATTTTATCGCTTTAATTAGAATTCGCCTGACCATCTATTTGTTAATGAGCTTATGCATTTTTAATAAGTGCAGAAGTGCACTTTCAGTTTCAAAATAATCTTTATTCTTTAAACCGGTTCTGGCCACTACTATAATATCAAAGCCAGTCATGACTTCATCTGCATGAAGCCTGTAGCTTTCTCTTATGAGTCTTGCCAGACGGTGTCGGACGATACTATTCCCGACCTTCTTACTCACAGATACCCCCAGACGGTTGGCATCCGTTCCATTCTCCAAAATGTAGACGACAAGTAATCTGTTGGCATATGACCTCTTGGCTGCATATACCCTGTTAAAATC
This genomic interval carries:
- a CDS encoding YidC/Oxa1 family membrane protein insertase produces the protein MAILTQSTTFIIGPVAKLLGYIMNWLFLGLDAIGIPNIGLAIIIFTFVTKLLMMPLTVKQMKFTKLSTVMQPELQAIQKKYKNTKDQNEMLKMQEETKAVYAKYGTSPTGGCAQLLIQFPILLALYRIIQNIPAYVPKIKLLFTAMLSSDNGIMSVAGYQDILSSNFTQFANKDLTNMNSIIDVLNVFSTDNWNKLIELFPAQAELITNNLNEFNHMNSFLTINMSQNPGLTLGLPILIPILAGVTQYLSVRMMQTQNPATGNNEDNPAAASMKMMNTVMPIMSAVMAISLPAGLGLYWSATAVFQILQQFIINKYFDKKGVDEIVKENVDKINKKRAKQGLPEQKITNNAKISTKSIASSQDKLEQAKAKKEANDKKIKEIIDSTEYYKSSSAKPGSLSAKANMVSKYNEKNEKHNK
- the yidD gene encoding membrane protein insertion efficiency factor YidD produces the protein MVRRILIKAIKFYQKYLSPLKKHSYCIYIPTCSQYAVQALEKYGAVKGSFLAVKRILRCNPFAKGGFDPLR
- the rnpA gene encoding ribonuclease P protein component, yielding MKYKNFETLKSNTDFNRVYAAKRSYANRLLVVYILENGTDANRLGVSVSKKVGNSIVRHRLARLIRESYRLHADEVMTGFDIIVVARTGLKNKDYFETESALLHLLKMHKLINK